CCCTGGAGGCCGCCGCCGTCACCGGTCACAAGACCATGCAGATGTTGAAGCGCTACACCCATCTCCGGGCCGAGGACTTGGCAAAGCGGATGCGGTGAACGGCCCTCGCCGCCAGTACGGCGGCCATGGGCCGGTCGTGTGACGAAGACTTCGCAGGCACCGGATAGCGTCCACTCCAATAAGGGACCGCATGAGGTCCCGCTCAGCCGCTAAGACGCAAACCGCTCATCGTGCCGCAGAGGGACTTCATGCGGCACGATGAGATATGTTTCACGCGGTCCTAAACCGGCCGCCTGAAACCGCCTCCAAAAACAGCAACACCGGCGACCCTCTACCCTGCCTCAACAAATGGTCGATACCCCGTCGCCATCCACACCTTTGTCCACAGATTTTGTGGATAGCGGCTGTAGGCCGGCAATGGCGGGAATTTTGCGGCAAACCTGCTGGGATACGCCTCGTGGGTGATGATACCCGCGAGCGCCGCATTGGCCCAGGAGGTCGTCTTGTCGTACGTCCGTGAGGAACTCGAAGTCAGTCCGCAGTATGCCGCGGAACGCCTGAATGCGGGTGCCGTGCTCCTTGATGTGCGCTCCCGCTTAAAAACCGCGGGAGATGGCATCTCCAGGCCGATAGGCCTGGAGCGCTCCCGCTGCGTGGGACAGGCCTACAATGCTTGACGCCCGAGGAGCGGGCCCTATTCACGCACTGGCTGGTTGGGCACGCGGTGCGTCAGTCGGAACTCCTGTGCCTCTGCGCCCACGGCAATCGGAGCCTCGTGGCCGCGCACATTCTGCGTGCGACCTGGGCTGCCCGCACGCCTATTCCGTAGCGGGCGGCCTACAGGCATGGCAGGAAGTAGGGCTACCCGTTATCGCCCTCAATGCGGGCGACGGGGATAGGACATAGCTCCCATCGAGCGCCACCTTTTAAGAGAAATGCGCGCCCCTTTCTGCTACACTGTCGGCCCGTTTCCCTGTCTCGGAAGATTTTTCCATAAGGTAAGGAGTGACAACGTATGCGAGCCCTGGAATTTGAGAGTGTGACACACAATCATTCCGTACCGGTCCCAGAAAACATCCCCGATGGGACGCCGGTGAAGGTTGTGGTATTGACGCAAACCTCCTCCGCCGAAGACCACCAGCACACGCTCAAGGGGTTGCTGTGTGAGGTGGCGCAAGGGCTGACGGATGCGGACCTGGAGCGGTCCCGCGAGACGGGCCGCGCCATTCCCGAATGGCCTACCTCTTAGACACCAATATCATCTCGGAGCTGCAAAAAGGCGCCCGAGCGCACCCGTCCGTGCAGGCCTGGTTTGCTCAAACGCCTGATGAGGCGCTGTTTCTTTCGGTGCTCGTCATCGGAGAGCTCCAGCAAGGCATTGCCCGGCTCCGTCGCCGGGATGCCACGCAAGCCAACCGTCTGACGGAGAAACTCCAGGTTCTCGAGTCCTCGTTCCAGGACAGAATCCTTCCGATTACAACGCCTATCGCCAGACGCTGGGCGGACAACAACGTCCCCGACCCCTTGCCGCTCATCGACGGATTGCTCGCCGCGACCGCCCAGGAGCACGGCCTCATCCTAGTCACCCGCAACGTGCGCGACGTCGCACCAAGCGGTGTCGCGACGTTGAACCCTTTCGGGCAGACCCCGTAATACGCCCAACCCGCCCGCGTTGGGGCGAACCTTTCACGCCCCCTCCGTCGGGGCGTAGGTCTCAATGACCCGAATCCGTCGCACCATGCCGGCGGCGCTATCGGGCGCCTTGGCAACGAGAAGAACCCGCCGCGTGTCGTCGATGGCGGCGAGCGCACCGCGCTTCCCTGGGTCGATGCCGATGGTGAGAACGGGGCTCGCCTTCGGCGCGTCACGGATTTCCACGGACCCGAAACCCGAAGAGAGCGCGGCGATTTGTGAGCGGGAACTCGACATGCCCCCTATAGGGGCGAGGTGTATTTGGGTCGCGATTTCTGAGTGTCTTGCCTAAACTGTTCTAGGCGGGGCACGTTCGGGGACTCCGCCTACGGTGCGTGCCCGCGCCTTCTTACGACTACTACGACACCAGGAGAGCGGCCCATGCCCCAAAAGTGGTCTACGTGTGGCAAACGGGCCGCTAACAGATTACGCCTCCCGGATGACTTCCTGTGCCCGCTGCTCGGCGCTTTCCTCGAGCTTGGGAATACCGACAAGCATTCCGTGATGGTGGACCGCCACCGCGCCCGTTTCATCCTGTCGCGGGTGCGAGTGATAGCCACCCTCTTCGCCGTGCTCACACCCCTCTGGATACCGCTGGACATCCTCATGTTTCCGCGCGCGGTCTGGCAGCTCCTGGCCCTGGGCCGCCTTGTGGTCGGTATTGCTCTCGCCGCACTCGCCGTATGGAGTCGTCACCCGGCCTCCCTCAAGCGCGCCTATGCAGCCCTGGCCACCTTGTTCTTCCTCCCCTTGCTGTTCTTTCTGTTCGCGCAGGTCATATTGCGGGGCGCGCCAGCGAAATCGGTCGACGCGACCGAGGTCTATGCCTTTCTCCCCTTCGTCCTGGCAGGTGGACTCAGTATTTTTCCCTTGACGGTGTTGGAGCTCACCGGGCTCGCCCTGCCCCTGCTGGCGGTCGCCAGCCTCCCGGTAATCGAAAAGCCTGTCTTCCTGACGCCGGCCTTCAACGCCGTGGGGGCGTTATGGCTGCTGGTGCTGGTCACCGGGGTGTGCGGCCTGTCGGCAGTCAGCCAGCTGCAAGTCCTCCTTACGCTGTTGGCGCAGTCCACCCATGACCCCGTAACCGGGGCACTCAACCGCGGAAGCGGGACCGAGTTGATGGAGTGGCAATTGATGATGGCACGGCGGCACGGATATCCGCTCTCTCTCGTCTTCATGGATTTAGATGATTTCAAATCCATAAACGACACGGTGGGGCACGCCCGCGGAGACCGACTCCTGGCGGAAACGGCACGGGCCTGGCGCAAGGCCCTACGCAATGGCGACGCCATCCTGCGTTGGGGCGGGGAGGAATTCATTGTACTGCTACCCCACGCGAGCTGCGCCCAGGCCGAGGACTTGGTGCGCCGCCGCCTACCGACGCTGGCACGCCCCGATGGGACACCCCTGACCTATAGCATCGGGATAGCCGAATACTCCGCCGACGACCTCACCCACTGGGAGTCGCTCGTGGCCCTCGCGGACCAGCGCATGTATGAAGCCAAGGCCTCCGGCAAGGCCCGTATCGTGGCCTGTGGACAACAGGCCATGAGCCATGCCCCTACTCCCACCCCGGCCGCCCAAAGTAATAGCCTTGCCCCCAAGTGACACCGAGGGCCGCTACGGCGGCCGCGGTCTCGGCGGACTCGATACCCTCGGCGATGGTGATGACATTGAGGTCGGTGGCCATGCGCGCAATGGCCGCGACCATCATATCGACACGGCTATCGCGGCCCACGCGGGCAATCAACGCCTGCTCAATCTTGAGAAAGGTGATGGGGAGCTCGGCGAGATACAGAAACGACGAATACCCGCTCCCAAAGTCATCGAGCGCCAGCCGCACGCCGGCGGCCAACAAGGGATGCAGTGCGCGCACCAGGCTCGGCAAATGGGGGATAAGTTCACGCTCGGTAATTTCGACCACGAGCGCGCGCACCCGAGAATCGCCCCCGGTCCAGGACATTCCACACGGCGCGACCAGGTCGGCGACACGCGCCAGGCGGTCAGGGGCCATCAAGAGCGCGGTGGAAATATTCACGAAATGCAGTCGCGCCGGCTCGCCCAAGGCCTGACGTCTATGACACCGGGCCAGGGTCTGGCTGAGCACGGTTTCATCCACGGCCGGAAGAAGACCGCAGGCGTCGGCCGTCTCGATAAAGGCTTGCGCCGGGCTGACAGTCCCATCGCGCAGGACCCACCGCGCCAAGGCCTCCTCGGCCACGACGCCCCCCTCGGCGAGGGTGATTATTGGCTGATACGCGGCGCGGATACGGCCTTCGGCCAAGGCCGCTTGAAGCGAAGCGCCGGACAGCCCCCCACTAGCGGGGGGGGGGGTGAACGTCGAAATCCGAACGATGCAAGGCGTCGCGCCGTTTTGACGGTGCCCTTTTTCCTGACATACGTCCCTCCCCACGGCGCCCTGCCCCTTCGATAAAGCCTAGACCCTCTCGGTGTGAGACTCAAGGCGCGCACACGGAAGACAATGCGGTGGGTCAAGCCCGGACCGAACCTTCGCGACCTCTGCTTCCCCTTGTACGGAATCGGAGCCCCATCCGCATAACGCGGTTGACCTCCGGACGCGACGAGCGCCCAATAACAGAAGGTGATGGGCGTCGCTGGAAAATGACGATAACGAAGGGAGTTCGCGGTGTTTTTTACCGAACTGAGGAGCCTCTACAATCTTTCCGGCATCTTCCACCAAAGGACTTGCGTAGACGGCCCTCTTAATTTCGACAATAGCCCTTGGCCGTTTCCCGGATTTGCGCCAAATCACCAAATCAAACCGCTTCTTGTTATGCGCGCTGAATGGGCGTCCTCTGGGCTTGGTGCCGTTTCCTCGGCTCACAGAGGCTTTCCATCGCTTCGGCGAACACTCCGGATAGACACAGAACTCGCCATTATGGGCGATATGCAAAGCTAGATGGGACTGAATGAAGGATTCGGGCGCATGGTACAACCACCAGCCGTCGCTCACCTTATTGTAAAGTCTTTGAATTTTACTAGACAGTGCTAAGTTCTCGCTGTGATTTTAGCTTTTTCTTTGGCGACCCTGAGATTGGATAATTCCGTCGCCAAATCAATCCAGCGGTCCGCCAGTAGCTTCATCTTCTCGTAATTCTTGATCTGCTTTCGCACTTCAGGCAAATCTTCTTTTTTGACGAACTTACTGCTGCTCGTTCCCTTGCGCGTGTAGCTCACCTGGTAGTAGGGACCGTGTTTTTTAGGCGGGTCTGCCTTGCAGCTGCATCCCGGTTTGCCACATACGTTGTACTGTTTTGACAGACTGCCTGGGCGTATATCTCCCAGCGCCACCAACGCCTTCTTGGTTTTCTCTATCTGTTTCTCTAGTGTCGTTTCGCGGTTCGTGGCCATGATGAAATAGATCTCTGTTTCGGTCCCTGAAGTATAGCATGATATCTCCCAGCGCCACCAACGCCTTCTTGGTTTTCTCTATCTGTTTCTCTAGTGTCGTTTCGCGGTTCGTGGCCATGATGAAATAGATCTCTGTTTCGGTCCCTGAAGTATAGCATGTTGCGTCCGAGAGCATCATAATGCTATCGGACATTGCGCGCCACTTTGTGGAGAATCTATGCTTTGGAATTATTGGCTGACAGCCGTGCGCGAACTGCGTCCAGCGTGTTCCCGTACCCGCACATTCCTCTGGATGCTACTGACTCTGGCAGGTCTGTGCTGCCGCGCGGACAATGCCGGCGTTACCAGCTTCGTGCGAGCGCTCGATTTCTCCGGCAAGGCTTATCACCGCTTCCTGCATTTCTTTCTGGATGCTACTGACTCTGGCAGGTCTGTGCTGCCGCGCGGACAATGCCGGCGTTACCAGCTTCGTGCGAGCGCTCGATTTCTCCGGCAAGGCTTATCACCGCTTCCTGCATTTCTTCCACAGCGCAGGACTCCATCTCGAAACACTGACGGCTTGCTGGCTACGCCTATGCTTGAGGCTGTTTCGTCCATTTGAGGTGAACTCGCGCCTGGTCTTCCTCGCCGACGGGATAAAAGCACCCAAGGAGGGTCGCAAGATGCCGGGCGTGAAGCTGCTGCATCAACAATCTGCCGGTAACACTAAGCCTACCTACATCATGGGGCACTCGATGCAGGCCATTTCCCTGCTGGTGCAGTGCGCGGCCGGACAGGTGGCTGCCGTGGCACTCGATGCAGGCCATTTCCCTGCTGGTGCAGTGCGCGGCCGGACAGGTGGCTGCCGTACCGCTGGTGTCGCGGATCCATGAGGGATTGGTGTTCTCCAACCGCGATGCCAGCACACTCCTCGATAAACTGGTGGCGCTCCTGTTGACATTGGTCGGGGTGTGCCAGCGGCAGGTGCTGCTCATCGCCGACGCCTACTACGCGAGCGCAAAAATCATCCTGCCCTTGCTGGCCGTGCTCATCGCCGACGCCTACTACGCGAGCGCAAAAATCATCCTGCCCTTGCTGGCCGGTGGCCACCACCTCCTGACACGGGCCAAGGGCAACGTGGTGGCCTATTGGCCGGCACCCGCGCCTGTCAGTCGCGGCAAGGGAAGGCCAAAACTCTATGGTCACAAGGTGCGACTTAAGGACGCGGCCAAAGAGGAGCATGCCTTCATCGAGGCGCCCAGTCCTGTCTACGGTGAGAACACCTGTCAGTCGCGGCAAGGGAAGGCCAAAACTCTATGGTCACAAGGTGCGACTTAAGGACGCGGCCAAAGAGGAGCATGCCTTCATCGAGGCGCCCAGTCCTGTCTACGGTGAGAACACTGTGCAGGTGCGGTACCGCGTCATGGATTTGATCTGGCGCCCCGTGGGACACCTCGTCCGATTCGTGATCGTCCACCACCCTCATCGTGGCACGATATTTCTACTCTGCACCGACCTCACACTCGAACCCATGGAGATCCTGCAACTTTATGGGCTATATCCGGATCTCCCCACCAATAAAACCCGCAGATTCCCTAGCCTCATAGTGTTTTCCTCTGCCCTCACAGCGTACGCAAATCGGAAGGAATGTGCGCAGGGATATCGAGGTCTCCGATGGTCAGGAAGATCAGGTCAGCGAAGGGCTCCAAACCGCGGAATCCCGAGGCCCGGTTCTTCACGATCTTGAGTAGACGGTTGATGCCTTCGCCCACGGCATTGGTGAGCGGGCGTTCAATGAGGTTCTTCACGATCTTGAGTAGACGGTTGATGCCTTCGCCCACGGCATTGGTGAGCGGGCGTTCAATGAAGGAGAGGATATTGTCGAAGTGGTTCCGTACGGTGGTCACAAAGGTCTTCAGCGAGGGTAAGCGGCTTCTGAGGGCGGCCGTCATCCAGCGCTTCAAGAACTGCCTCGCCGCACCGGGATATGTGAAATGCCAGATGCGCTCGAACTCATCCTTCAAGACCCGGCCATGCGGCCGGCAATGCCAGGCGCGATGGATGCGCCGGTTGGAGGTGCGTAGCGCGTTTAAGAAGCGCGACTGTTTCTTGGAGCGATTCCGCGCCTGCATCCCGAGCATCCACCGCAGCCCCTTGATGGCCTGACGCCCCCGCTTATCCAGTCCCCGCCACTCGTCTTTCCGGACGGCATCGAGCGCCTCGTTCAAGGCCTTCACCACATGAAAGCGATCGATCACGAGGGTGGCGTTCGGGCAGTGGTGTTGAATGGCCCCAGTGTAGGCGCGGCCCCTGTCGCAACTCGCCCAGCGAATGCGCTGCTTCTGGCCATCCGATAACTGTTCGTTGAAGAACCGGTCGATGGTCTCGCGCCCCTTGCCCTGACCCACCCACACGACGTGCGAACGGTCCAAATCATAGATTATCGTGGCATATTTCCGGCCTTTGCAATACGCGATCTCATCGGCTCCGAGGGTCACCAAGCCCCGGATCGTGTGGCCCGTGCGCACCCGGGTGATGACCCGGTGCAGACAGTTAGAGAGCGTCGATGGGGCCATCTTCAGTATGGCGGCCGCTGCCTTTTGCGTCATGATCTGGCAGAGCGCGCAGATCCGAAACTCCAGGCGATAGGTGATGCGGGCATAAGGGGCGGCCCAGGGGATTTTCTCCTGCACGAGCCCATGGGTCGGGCAGAGGATCTCCTTGGGGGCATACCAGAACAGGGTCTTGCGGCCCAAGATCGCTACGTCCTCCCAGGATCGGGCCTCCTGGGCCTGGCGCACGATTGGGCAGCGGCGCTCACACACTGGGCAGCGGCAACCGTTTTTGAAGGGCTTGACCCAGAGATGGCGTTCCGTATCGCGTTGTTGGAATGAGAAGGCGGTGATTTTTAGGTCTTTCAGGCGGTGTATTTTCGCCAGCAACGTCAGGCGGCTCTGGGTTTCCTCTCTTTGTCGATGACTGGTCAACAACTGAGAGGAGACCTGTGTTTACCCTCCATTGCAAGCCCTTGTACGCCCCGACAGATATCACCCCACCTAACGCCTATCCCACCCTGGCCCGTTTACGCCGCCACACCCATCAGCCCTGCCTGATTATCAAGTCGATACCGTGGGGAAAGTCGGATAGAGCCGATTATTGGCATGAAGATACCGGGAAAAGCCTCACCTCCATCCGTAAAACGCTTAGTGACGCCACGCGTTTTCGTACCTACTCGTTCTTTCAAACTGTCATGGACGTCGCCGACGTCAGTAAACACGCGAGGCTTGAATTGGACAGAAGAACACCAGCACCGGAGCTTACAAAAACAAACCAAGTCGTGCACCACCGCATTGGGGCGCTAGGCACGTTTCCTATGGCGACTCTGCCAATGGGCGGGACGGCCATAGTGGGCGTGAATATGAAGTTGGACAACGGGAGTGTCTTCTCGCTGTCCCACGCCATACAACAGGTCATGACAATATGGGACAAAATGCTTGAATCGAGTCGTAACACCCCCCTATTGTGATGTTGTTCTGCAACCTGTGCATCTGGCGCCGGGCATCTTGTCGGTGAGGTTTACATTCTGAGGAGAAAAAGCCGCGCAGAAGAGACCGGTCATCAGCAAGGAGTCGGTGGGGCTCACCGGCGAATACGCCGTCGCCTCGGAACTCTGCAAACGGGGCTATTATGCCCAGCTTACCCTCGGAAACCACAAGAAGACGGACCTTATCGTTGAATATCCCTTGACTGAGTCGGAGCGGCGCCTCTTTCGGGTCTCAGTCAAGTCTAAGACCGGCCGCACCTGGCCCAAAGTGACAGGCATCTGGGAAAAGGGCGACCTGCTGGTATTTGTGGATTTTCATAAGAAACTCGACGATGAGCGCCCGGACTTTTACGTTCTCAATGTCAAGGCATGGAAAAAGGTGGCGCGAGCTTTGCAGAAAACTAAAAATAATGGCGCCAAAATAGACACGACCAACACCCTCCATTGGGAAGGGTGGTACGGATGCTCAGTAGGCGTAGAAGACGTGAAACACTGCAAGGACTCTTGGCCGAACGAGAGACTTCGCGCGCGACGCCACAAGTCGCGCCAACTTGATTGACAAAGGAGCGGCGCCTGCCGTCGGCCACCGACCAGATGCCGTTGGCGACTTCGGAGAAGGTCATAGGTCTTGTGTCCACCCCCATGGACCGAATGTCGACCCCTTACACTGCAATCCCCGCGCTGACCGGAAGCTTGAGCCGCTTTCCGGCCTTGAGAAGCCCATGGTCGAGCGTATACACCGTTTTCGCCCTGTGATTCCTCGCAATGGCGAGGTGCAGGGCATCCCCGGCGCGCAGTCCGGTGTCGGGTTTTGCGAGCAACGCCACGGCCGCCGCGAAGTCCGCCGTAGCGACGGTCAGCATCGTGAAAGATTCCGCCAACAGGCGGTCGAACGCCGCGCGAACGGCTTCTGCCTGGTCGGCATCCAACTCGCCCATGCGGACCCGCCGGGCCACGAGGCTTGCCAGCTCCACCCGCGTCCACTGGGATGTGGCGAGTTCGGCCTTGCGACTGAGAAGAAACGCCTCGACGGGCTCGCTACTCGCCTCGGCAATCGCAAGCGGGGCGATGAAGCTGGTATCGAGGTAGACCATCAGTACCCTTCGTCGCGCAGCCTACGGATGAGTTCGGCGCTGGACTGGCGCACTTGCGGAAACTGCGCGCGGAAGGCGGCGAGCGATTGCAGAGGTTTGCGCGGCCCACGCGCCGGGACGACGCGGGCAATCGGGGTATGCGCGGCCCACGCGCCGGGACGACGCGGGCAATCGGGGTACCATGGCGGGTGATGATGACCTCTTCGCCCGCCTCCACATCATTCAGGATTTTGCTCAAACGCGCCTTGGCGTCGGCCAGATTCACGGTGCGCATCCCGGCATCCCTCTTTGACCAGTAAAATAGTCATGAGATTAGAGGATGCCGCGGGGAAACGCAAGAGAGACGGAGCCGCGGGAATGAGGGCTCCCGTTCGGAAACAAGCTAAGGGGCTTGGTTTAGCGGGAAGCCCGGCCCTTACTCTTTTATCGGCCACGGCATCACCCCACGCCCTGAAGTAGCATGACGCAAGAAAGCGCGCTCACGGTAGGAGCCACAGATGGCCAAGCACCCTCTCGCCGAAGAATTCTTTAAGGAAGTCGTTCAACCAACGGTTGACGAGTATCTCGCCCAACCCGCCAATATTCGCCGCGGTCGCCTGGCCGCGATTGTACTGAACCACACGGTGGATTATTGGTGTGTGGACACGGGCGAAGAGAAGGACAGCGTCCGCCAAAACCTTGAGGCGAACACGCGCGTCTCGGGCCACCACGGCCACTCCTTTTTTCAAATTGTCGAGGATACCGCAGACGCTAGCAAGCACGCGCGCCTCAACCGAAAATCGCGAAAAATGACTGAGGCAACGCAGGTCAGGCAGCGTTCCGTGGGGGCGTTTGGAACGACAGCCTACAACACTGCGCCTTATGGCGGGTCGAGGGCAGTCGATGTCCGCGCGATGCTCGACGACGGGACCGTCTTCTCGCTGTCCCATGCCGTGCGTAAAGTTACGCAGGCGTGGCATCAAAAACTTCAGCTGCCGTAGAAAAGGCGACTTCGGCTCAAAACTCGGTGCGCGCGGGCGCCAAGAACCGCGCCGATTTCACCGGCCGAGGAGGCGCGCTTGCGCAAACACCGATTCGGCGCGGAGGCTTTGAAGTTCACCGCGCTCATAGGCGTGAAGGCGCGCCTCTATCTCGCGGTTCCAGGCGGTCGCCACCTCGGCGGCCGGCGTGTCCTGAAGCGACTCCAGGAACGCTTCGACAAGTCGCGCCCGCTCTTTCGCGGAAAGCGTGCGCGCGACCTTCTCGAGTTCGGATGCCAACATTATCCCCTCCTCACGCGGAAGCATGACCTCATTCTAACAGACGGCACCCCGGCCCGCCGATGGCCAGCGTCACAGCCCCCTGTACTTCTCCCAGGCGGCGGCCTCCCCAACCAGGGCGGGCGTCTTGCCTCGTTGCCGGAGCGGCGGCGTCATTCGGCCTGCCGTGTAAGCCACCCATACAGAAATTCCAGGATGGCGCCCACCGCCGCATTCGCCAGAGACAACCTCCCCAGGCGAGGCCCCGTCATCGTTGCCGGAGCGGCGGCGTCATTCGGCCTGCCGTGTAAGCCACCCATACAGAAATTCCAGGATGGCGCCCACCGCCGCATTCGCCAGAGACAACCTCCCCAGGCGAGGCCCCGTCATCTTGCGCCCATCGCGGTCTTGGTTCATGCCTTCGGCGGCATGAGTCTTCCGCTACGGGTGCGCAACGGGGCGCAGCTCGTAGATTCGCCCATACTTCGCGGCCGATTCGACGTCCCCGCGACGAAGAGCCTCCCTCACAGTTCATGCCTTCGGCGGCATGAGTCTTCCGCTACGGGTGCGCAACGGGGCGCAGCTCGTAGATTCGCCCATACTTCGCGGCCGATTCGACGTCCCCGCGACGAAGAGCCTCCCTCACACCGTCCAGCTTATAGGCCTCTTCGATGCTCAGGTAGGGCGACCAGCCGGTCTCATTTTCCAGTAGCCCGACTTCGACCTCGGCCACGTAGCGGCCTTCGTGCACATATTCGTGCACATATTTGGTTTTCTTTCGCTGTTTCATTGCGACCGTCTCCTGGTAAATGACGGGTCCCACCGGACGGGGTCTGGACGGTACACAGTGACCAGAACGGCAGGCCTATCATGTCCCTTCAGGATACCCCACACAACATGAATCGGGGCGCCGGACCCGTCCTTCTGCAACAGAAGTGCGCATGGGCCCGGGATAATTCGCATACTCCTCAACCAGCACCGCATCCAGGACTCCGTGGATGACTTCTCTCGCGGTGAGCCCGTCCTCGGCCAACCCATCGTACCCGTGCTCGGATACGCGAACATCGCCCGCGCCAATCAGCGCGCAACTGTTCCACAAACTCACTCACGCCATCCCTCCTCCTTTTTTGGCTCTTCAGCGAAATTAGTGGGTGCAATTCAGGGCTCGGAGCCCGTCAGGAACCGGTAGAAGTGGGCACACACGGTATCGTAGGCCTCATGCTCGCGCACATAACGCGCATCGGGTGCAATTCAGGGCTCGGAGCCCGTCAGGAACCGGTAGAAGTGGGCACACACGGTATCGTAGGCCTCATGCTCGCGCACATAACGCGCATCGTTCCACAAAGGACCACCCTGCGCGTAAATGTATTTGAGAATGAGGGCGCGACCGGATAGTCGCCGGTCGCGCTCCTCGAAGTGGGTCCGATGAATAATCTCGCCGCCCAAGATCCAGAGATAATCGGCGTATTTCTTCACCGTTTTCTTTGTCCGGCGTTCGGCAATTAAGGTGAGGAGAAAAGGCGTAAACTCCGCCACGATCCGTTCGCCCACGGGCACGTCCAGATCGGGGAAGCCCGCCCAACTCTGCGGCCAGCGCTCGACATTGCCGGCCGCATGGCCGGTGTCTTTACAATAGGTCTTGAGTGTCACCAGGGCCTCCGAAGACGCCCGTGGCGAACCCTGAATCGAGGAGGCTGCGCGCTTAACCATGGAACTCACGACATTATTGAATCGTTGTCACCCGTGGCGAACCCTGAATCGAGGAGGCTGCGCGCTTAACCATGGAACTCACGACATTATTGAATCGTTGTCATCATTTCAAGGGCTTCGTGTATGGTAAGACCTGGTTTGCCGAGACTCGCCCCAACACCATCGAGGTCGAGGTGATTCCCCGTCAGGGCTCAAAGCCTTATTGCTCGGGCTGCGGGA
The DNA window shown above is from Acidiferrobacter sp. SPIII_3 and carries:
- a CDS encoding type II toxin-antitoxin system prevent-host-death family antitoxin — its product is MRTVNLADAKARLSKILNDVEAGEEVIITRHGTPIARVVPARGPRIPRLPASSRRVGRANLCNRSPPSARSFRKCASPAPNSSVGCATKGTDGLPRYQLHRPACDCRGE
- a CDS encoding DUF4258 domain-containing protein → MFAYPSTGTMGWPRTGSPREKSSTESWMRCWLRSMRIIPGPCALLLQKDGSGAPIHVVWGILKGHDRPAVLVTVYRPDPVRWDPSFTRRRSQ
- a CDS encoding ISL3 family transposase — translated: MTSHRQREETQSRLTLLAKIHRLKDLKITAFSFQQRDTERHLWVKPFKNGCRCPVCERRCPIVRQAQEARSWEDVAILGRKTLFWYAPKEILCPTHGLVQEKIPWAAPYARITYRLEFRICALCQIMTQKAAAAILKMAPSTLSNCLHRVITRVRTGHTIRGLVTLGADEIAYCKGRKYATIIYDLDRSHVVWVGQGKGRETIDRFFNEQLSDGQKQRIRWASCDRGRAYTGAIQHHCPNATLVIDRFHVVKALNEALDAVRKDEWRGLDKRGRQAIKGLRWMLGMQARNRSKKQSRFLNALRTSNRRIHRAWHCRPHGRVLKDEFERIWHFTYPGAARQFLKRWMTAALRSRLPSLKTFVTTVRNHFDNILSFIERPLTNAVGEGINRLLKIVKNLIERPLTNAVGEGINRLLKIVKNRASGFRGLEPFADLIFLTIGDLDIPAHIPSDLRTL
- a CDS encoding addiction module protein; amino-acid sequence: MLASELEKVARTLSAKERARLVEAFLESLQDTPAAEVATAWNREIEARLHAYERGELQSLRAESVFAQARLLGR
- a CDS encoding type II toxin-antitoxin system VapC family toxin; protein product: MAYLLDTNIISELQKGARAHPSVQAWFAQTPDEALFLSVLVIGELQQGIARLRRRDATQANRLTEKLQVLESSFQDRILPITTPIARRWADNNVPDPLPLIDGLLAATAQEHGLILVTRNVRDVAPSGVATLNPFGQTP
- a CDS encoding EAL domain-containing protein, producing the protein MAEGRIRAAYQPIITLAEGGVVAEEALARWVLRDGTVSPAQAFIETADACGLLPAVDETVLSQTLARCHRRQALGEPARLHFVNISTALLMAPDRLARVADLVAPCGMSWTGGDSRVRALVVEITERELIPHLPSLVRALHPLLAAGVRLALDDFGSGYSSFLYLAELPITFLKIEQALIARVGRDSRVDMMVAAIARMATDLNVITIAEGIESAETAAAVAALGVTWGQGYYFGRPGWE
- a CDS encoding diguanylate cyclase, with the translated sequence MPQKWSTCGKRAANRLRLPDDFLCPLLGAFLELGNTDKHSVMVDRHRARFILSRVRVIATLFAVLTPLWIPLDILMFPRAVWQLLALGRLVVGIALAALAVWSRHPASLKRAYAALATLFFLPLLFFLFAQVILRGAPAKSVDATEVYAFLPFVLAGGLSIFPLTVLELTGLALPLLAVASLPVIEKPVFLTPAFNAVGALWLLVLVTGVCGLSAVSQLQVLLTLLAQSTHDPVTGALNRGSGTELMEWQLMMARRHGYPLSLVFMDLDDFKSINDTVGHARGDRLLAETARAWRKALRNGDAILRWGGEEFIVLLPHASCAQAEDLVRRRLPTLARPDGTPLTYSIGIAEYSADDLTHWESLVALADQRMYEAKASGKARIVACGQQAMSHAPTPTPAAQSNSLAPK
- a CDS encoding DUF6788 family protein yields the protein MATNRETTLEKQIEKTKKALVALGDIRPGSLSKQYNVCGKPGCSCKADPPKKHGPYYQVSYTRKGTSSSKFVKKEDLPEVRKQIKNYEKMKLLADRWIDLATELSNLRVAKEKAKITART
- a CDS encoding type II toxin-antitoxin system VapC family toxin, which codes for MVYLDTSFIAPLAIAEASSEPVEAFLLSRKAELATSQWTRVELASLVARRVRMGELDADQAEAVRAAFDRLLAESFTMLTVATADFAAAVALLAKPDTGLRAGDALHLAIARNHRAKTVYTLDHGLLKAGKRLKLPVSAGIAV